The genomic stretch GGCCATCGGGTTGGCGCCGGCGGCGACGTTGCGCAGGCCCTCGCGGACCAGGGCCTGGGCCAGGACGGTCGCGGTCGTCGTGCCGTCACCGGCGACGTCGTCCGTCTTCTTCGCGACCTCCTTGACCAGCTCGGCGCCGATCTTCTCGTACGGGTCCTCCAGCTCGATCTCCTTGGCGATGGACACACCATCGTTGGTGATCGTGGGGGCGCCCCACTTCTTCTCAAGGACGACGTTGCGGCCCTTGGGGCCGAGGGTGACCTTTACGGCGTCGGCGAGCTGGTTCATCCCGCGCTCGAGACCGCGCCGTGCCTCCTCGTCGAACGCGATGATCTTGGCCATGTGAAGTGGTCCTCCCGGACTGGGGGTCCCCCCGGACGGAGTCTGGGGGAGGGTGGATACTCCGGACCGCGCTGGCGCCCGCGACGGACGGTCTGCGACCCTGTGGTTCCTTGCCCCACCGGCCCGCCGACCTCACCGAGTCGGTCCTTAGCTGTCACTCTCACTCGTAGAGTGCTAACGCAATGATTAGCACTCGGCACACGAGAGTGCAAGCGGCTTCGCAGAAGCCTCCTACAGGGGTGGCGGTCGGGCGACGGGAGGGAGCAAGCGGCTTCGCAGGAGCCTCCTCCAGGGGTGGCGGTCGGGCGACGGGAGGGAGCAAGCGGCTTCGCAGAAGCCTCCTACAGGGGTGGCGGCCGGGCGACGGGAGGGAGCAAGCGGCTTGGGGGAGCCTCCCCGCCGCGTCCCCGGCGTCAAACCGGGCGGGGCCGGGCGACCCGGCCTCCCCCGCAAGATCCACCCCAACACAGAAGGTCCGCGCCCCCACGGGAGGACGCGGACCTTCGTACGCAGCAGTCGGTCGGCGCTATCAGCCGGCCACGCGGACCATGTCCGCCTGCGGCCCTTTCTGGCCCTGCGAGATCTCGAACTCGACCCGCTGACCCTCCTCAAGGGTGCGGTAACCGTCCATCTGGATCGCGCTGTAGTGGACGAAAACATCCGCACCACCGTCGACCGCGATGAAGCCGTACCCCTTCTCCGCGTTGAACCACTTGACGGTGCCCTGAGCCATGCCTAACTCCCCTATTACTGGCCCTTGCACAGGACCGCACTCCGCGGACCCGGGTCAGACCTCACCCCCCGACAGGAGGGGGTGTGCGCCGGAACGCGTCGACCGCCGCTGAATGTATCTGTCCAACTGCCCAGCGCAACAGGTCAATCGGACGAGAATTCTGCTCGCGAACAATCGCAAAAATGCGGTTATAAGCCCTTACTCCCGGGCAAGTCGGGCCGGGCAAAGCTCACCAATGGGACGAACCACGTCCGCACTTCGCCCGCAACTTGCCGGGGTCTCAGATGCGTTCGGCACGGGCTCGACGAGGGGTCACCCCAACTGTATCGCCTTTAACAACACGGAATCGCCCCGTCCGCTTCGCGGTGGACGGGGCGATTCCGGCCGTCGGCCCCCGAAAGGGCCGGAAACGATCCTTACGATTTCCCGGCGCTGTTCCCGGTGCTCTGCCCGGCGCTCAGCAGCCGCCGGCCACCGCCGGGATGATCGAGACGCCCGCGCCGTCCGGCGTCGGGGTCTCCAGGCCCTGCTCGAAGCGCACGTCGTCGTCGTTGACGTAGACGTTCACGAAGCGGCGCAGCTTGCCGGTGTCGTCCAGGACGCGTGCCGCGATGCCGGCGTGGTTCTTCTCCAGGTTCTGGATGACCTCGGAGAGGGTCGCCCCTTCGGCGGGCACCTCGGCCCGGCCGCCGGTGTAGGTGCGCAGGATGGTCGGGATGCGGACGTTGACGCTCATGGTGTTCTGCCTTCCAGGTCGCGGGAGGAGTGGGCGGAGGGACGGGCGGACCGGGGTCCGGCGGTCAGCCCGCCAGGCCGGCCGCGCGGAACGCGTCCAGGCTCGGCCGGATGGTGGCCGTGGGCCCGGTGGTCGGCGCGACCGCGTCCAGCGTCTTGAGCCCGTCGCCGGTGTTCAGCACGACGGTGGTCAGCGCCGGGTCGAGCAGGCCGTTCTCGATCAGCTTCTTGGTGACGCCCACGGTCACACCGCCGGCGGTCTCCGCGAAGATGCCCTCCGTACGGGCCAGCAGCTTGATCGCGTCCACCACCTGCGCGTCGTTGACGTCCTCGACCGCGCCGCCCGTACGCCGGGCGATGTCGAGCACGTACGGGCCGTCGGCCGGGTTGCCGATGGCCAGCGACTTGGCGATGGTGTCCGGCTTCTGCGGCCGTACGACGTCGTGACCGGCCTTGAAGGCGGTCGAGACCGGCGAGCAGCCCTCGGCCTGGGCACCGAAGATCTTGTACGGCCGGTCCTCGACCAGTCCGAGCGCGATCAGCTCCTTCAGACCCTTGTCGATCTTCGTGAGCTGGGAGCCCGACGCGATCGGGATGACGATCTGGTCCGGCAGCCGCCAGCCGAGCTGCTCGCAGATCTCGTACGCGAGGGTCTTGGAGCCCTCGCCGTAGTACGGGCGCAGATTGACGTTGACGAAACCCCAGCCCTCGCCGAGCGGGTCGCCGATCAGCTCGGAGCAGAAGCGGTTGACGTCGTCGTAGGTGCCCTCGATGCCGACCAGCTCGCCGCCGTAGACCGCGGCCATGACGACCTTGCCCGCCTCCAGGTCGTGCGGGATGAAGACGCAGGAGCGGAAGCCGGCGCGGGCCGCCGCGGCGCCCACCGC from Streptomyces albofaciens JCM 4342 encodes the following:
- the thrC gene encoding threonine synthase, whose translation is MAVQSAESTTRPTVSLGPAAALSCRECGERFDLGPIFACAACFGPLEVAYDLPAGDPEGLRQRIEAGPNSIWRYAPLLPVPADVADKPNLNPGLTKLVKADNLARELGVTGGLYVKDDSGNPTHSFKDRVVAIAVEAARAFGFTTLSCSSTGNLAGAVGAAAARAGFRSCVFIPHDLEAGKVVMAAVYGGELVGIEGTYDDVNRFCSELIGDPLGEGWGFVNVNLRPYYGEGSKTLAYEICEQLGWRLPDQIVIPIASGSQLTKIDKGLKELIALGLVEDRPYKIFGAQAEGCSPVSTAFKAGHDVVRPQKPDTIAKSLAIGNPADGPYVLDIARRTGGAVEDVNDAQVVDAIKLLARTEGIFAETAGGVTVGVTKKLIENGLLDPALTTVVLNTGDGLKTLDAVAPTTGPTATIRPSLDAFRAAGLAG
- a CDS encoding MoaD/ThiS family protein yields the protein MSVNVRIPTILRTYTGGRAEVPAEGATLSEVIQNLEKNHAGIAARVLDDTGKLRRFVNVYVNDDDVRFEQGLETPTPDGAGVSIIPAVAGGC
- a CDS encoding cold-shock protein, producing MAQGTVKWFNAEKGYGFIAVDGGADVFVHYSAIQMDGYRTLEEGQRVEFEISQGQKGPQADMVRVAG